A single region of the Phalacrocorax carbo chromosome 4, bPhaCar2.1, whole genome shotgun sequence genome encodes:
- the LOC104040676 gene encoding octopamine receptor produces MAQTQPDFNSGKMPMDKNESWFSNFSSAASSFVKGGDNWAGIGLRDVVIGLILTLIDLITLLGNTVVFICPVVEKRLRTVTYMFIMSLAMADFLVACLVMPFSIIYEVTGMWLFGKLFCKVWISFDVMFCTASIVTLCFISLDRYCSVVTPYHYSRRMSRGRCIVMTCMVWVYSSLISFLPVMQGWNEIPGVDFDAGRECIFVTNWIFAIVASALAFFVPFMVMCSMYFFIYRASRLKATRIMSQTLEIHYHPNSKRQNHLQLENKATRTISIIISVFVLCWLPYFVLNVWLAARGTDSTSTLLVDTFKIITWLGYCNSTINPMLYAFLNRDFQRALKKLLICRHRSQVGVGEDMVSIATFSKTAPDLEYSITVPVPSGALKGKPK; encoded by the exons ATGGCACAGACACAGCCGG aCTTTAACAGTGGCAAGATGCCGATGGACAAAAATGAATCTTGGTTCTCTaatttctcctctgctgcctcctcctttgTGAAAGGCGGTGATAACTGGGCAGGGATTGGCCTCCGGGACGTGGTCATTGGGCTGATACTAACCCTCATCGACTTGATCACGCTCCTGGGAAACACAGTAGTCTTCATCTGCCCAGTGGTGGAAAAGAGGCTGCGCACCGTCACCTATATGTTTATCATGTCCTTAGCCATGGCAGATTTCCTCGTAGCTTGTCTGGTCATGCCCTTTAG TATCATTTACGAGGTGACGGGGATGTGGCTGTTTGGGAAGCTGTTCTGCAAAGTCTGGATCTCCTTTGACGTCATGTTCTGCACCGCATCCATCGTCACGTTGTGCTTCATTAGCCTGGACAGATACTGCTCCGTGGTGACCCCGTACCACTATTCAAGAAGGATGTCCCGTGGCAG ATGCATCGTGATGACCTGCATGGTCTGGGTATACTCCTccctcatttccttccttcctgtcaTGCAAGGCTGGAACGAGATCCCCGGGGTGGACTTTGATGCAGGCAGAGAATGCATCTTTGTCACCAACTGGATTTTTGCCATCGTGGCTTCTGCGCTGGcattttttgttcctttcatgGTCATGTGCAGCATGTATTTCTTCATCTACCGAGCTTCACGGCTCAAGGCCACTCGTATCATGTCTCAGACCCTGGAGATTCACTACCACCCCAACAGCAAGCGGCAGAACCATCTGCAGCTGGAGAACAAGGCCACACGGACCATTAGCATTATCATTTCAGTCTttgtgctgtgctggctgccgTACTTTGTCCTGAATGTCTGGCTCGCTGCCAGAGGCACCGACTCCACCAGCACTCTCTTGGTTGACACCTTCAAGATCATCACTTGGTTAGGGTATTGCAACTCCACCATCAACCCAATGCTCTATGCTTTCCTGAACCGGGACTTCCAACGGGCCCTGAAGAAGCTGCTCATTTGCAGGCACAGGTCTCAGGTGGGTGTTGGAGAAGACATGGTTTCCATAGCCACGTTTTCGAAGACTGCTCCAGACCTAGAATATAGCATTACAGTGCCAGTGCCCAGTGGTGCCCTGAAGGGCAAGCCCAAGTAA